One segment of Paenibacillus rhizovicinus DNA contains the following:
- a CDS encoding ABC transporter ATP-binding protein → MTSKSNGNRTGDLLTRVLDDTRYITNMVNGQLGFTLFHVVTVIVGSIILLSLQPLLGMIVLLIWAVQAVFMSRLGRQVKRKAAVSARHRSNVSENVRELVSGAAFIKAAGRESDALRDIRACLHEEWTHTRHGMMTDYRVHLLHAALNAVALVAMYAAGGAFVLNGSITIGSLVAFIAVYNWLRPFGASLIDKSIEALKLAPAVERLNGIAFPVPPVRKGIVPSGPLTLEANEVSFSHGQRNVLDQVSFRVDPGMLLSIVGHRGSGKSTLADLLLGLRSPASGSIRINGIPLSAIDYAWLRSSVLCVTQDIMLRSGTIMDNIAYGYEHATPDAILEAVEAADLADWIARLPDGLQTRVGEQALQISGGERQRISIARALLRKPKILILDEATSALDQGTERRILNHFARHPSGMSIIFITHRLSLARASDEIIVLDEGRLTDRGTHEELSERAGIYRTLREQSEPAANL, encoded by the coding sequence ATAACGAGCAAATCTAACGGCAATCGCACCGGCGATCTGCTCACTCGCGTGCTTGACGATACCCGTTATATCACGAATATGGTGAACGGTCAGCTCGGATTTACCTTGTTTCATGTCGTGACCGTCATTGTCGGGTCGATCATTCTGTTATCATTGCAGCCTCTGCTCGGTATGATCGTGCTGCTTATCTGGGCCGTGCAAGCTGTTTTCATGTCAAGGCTTGGCCGTCAAGTGAAACGGAAAGCGGCTGTATCGGCCCGCCATCGCTCCAATGTTTCGGAGAACGTTCGGGAGCTCGTCTCCGGCGCTGCCTTTATTAAAGCAGCCGGGCGGGAAAGCGACGCGCTCCGGGATATCCGGGCCTGCTTGCACGAAGAATGGACGCATACCCGTCACGGCATGATGACCGATTACCGCGTTCATTTGCTCCATGCCGCCTTGAATGCCGTCGCGCTCGTCGCGATGTATGCAGCGGGCGGGGCGTTCGTGCTTAACGGCTCGATTACGATCGGATCCTTGGTTGCCTTCATCGCCGTTTACAACTGGCTGAGGCCGTTCGGGGCCTCCTTGATCGATAAATCGATCGAAGCATTGAAATTAGCGCCTGCCGTCGAACGCCTGAACGGCATTGCTTTCCCGGTGCCTCCGGTGCGGAAGGGAATCGTTCCTTCGGGCCCGCTGACGCTAGAGGCGAACGAAGTATCGTTCTCCCATGGACAACGGAACGTACTGGATCAAGTCAGCTTCCGGGTCGATCCGGGGATGCTGCTCTCCATCGTCGGACACCGGGGGTCAGGCAAGTCGACGTTAGCCGACCTGCTGCTAGGTTTGCGATCACCGGCATCCGGCAGCATTCGAATCAACGGCATTCCGCTCTCCGCAATCGATTACGCTTGGCTGCGAAGCTCCGTGCTGTGCGTAACGCAGGACATTATGCTGCGAAGCGGCACGATTATGGACAATATCGCGTACGGATACGAACATGCGACACCGGATGCGATTCTGGAAGCAGTCGAGGCTGCCGACTTGGCCGATTGGATTGCCCGGCTTCCGGACGGCTTGCAGACGCGCGTCGGGGAGCAGGCGCTGCAAATTTCGGGCGGCGAACGGCAGCGGATCAGCATCGCCCGCGCCTTGCTCCGCAAGCCGAAGATCCTCATCTTGGATGAAGCTACCTCGGCGCTGGATCAGGGAACCGAACGCCGCATCCTGAATCATTTCGCCCGGCATCCAAGCGGCATGTCTATCATCTTCATCACGCATCGCCTAAGCCTTGCGCGGGCATCGGACGAGATTATCGTACTGGACGAAGGCCGATTGACCGACCGAGGAACGCACGAGGAATTATCCGAGCGGGCTGGAATCTATCGCACGCTGCGCGAACAAAGCGAACCGGCTGCCAACCTCTAG
- a CDS encoding HAD family hydrolase — translation MFFDLFETLITEFADGRRMSNRKHDYEKLLGLTHEQFRREWTLRQDRRMNGAFASFPDVLRDIVVSNRSSVNEEAIEELFQARLEEKRLPFRQIRPDIIELLETVQGMGLKVGLISNCTSEEVGAWQDSELAPYFDDCVFSFEVHCSKPDAAIYALACSRLEVLPEESVFVGDGGSNELEGARRAGLHACHAFWFNTYIGSEFVKLASPSEVLNVLRACVIKAN, via the coding sequence ATCTTCTTTGATTTATTCGAAACGCTGATCACCGAATTCGCGGACGGGCGAAGAATGTCGAATCGCAAGCATGATTACGAGAAGCTGCTTGGGCTGACGCACGAACAATTCAGAAGAGAATGGACACTGCGCCAGGACCGGCGGATGAACGGAGCATTCGCGTCGTTCCCGGACGTGCTCCGGGATATCGTCGTATCCAACCGGTCGAGCGTCAATGAAGAGGCGATCGAAGAATTATTTCAAGCCCGGCTTGAGGAGAAACGGCTTCCTTTTCGCCAAATCCGTCCCGATATCATCGAGCTGCTTGAAACCGTGCAGGGCATGGGGTTGAAAGTCGGATTGATCAGCAATTGCACGTCCGAAGAAGTGGGAGCTTGGCAAGATTCGGAGCTGGCTCCATACTTCGACGACTGCGTATTCTCCTTCGAGGTCCATTGCAGCAAGCCGGATGCCGCGATATACGCGCTGGCTTGCAGCCGGCTCGAAGTCCTGCCGGAAGAATCCGTATTCGTGGGAGACGGCGGGTCAAACGAGCTGGAAGGCGCTCGACGGGCGGGGCTTCATGCGTGTCATGCCTTCTGGTTTAACACGTATATCGGGAGCGAATTCGTGAAGCTGGCATCGCCGAGCGAAGTCTTGAATGTCTTGCGTGCATGCGTAATCAAGGCAAACTGA